Below is a genomic region from Corvus hawaiiensis isolate bCorHaw1 chromosome 24, bCorHaw1.pri.cur, whole genome shotgun sequence.
TCCGAAGCCCCCCCGTCCCCGGGGCGCTGCGGGGGCCGAGGGTcgccccccgggacccccgcggGATGTCCCCGTCCCTCCCCGTGTAGAGGCACAGCGAGGACACCGCGCGCTTCAGGCGCTccccgggcggggccgggccgggccgggccccgcggaGCTCGGCGCTGTCGGGGATGTCGCGATAGGGCCGGGAGGGCCGGGGGGGGGCGATGCGCTGCAGGGGGGTCCGCGACACGTAGGAGTAGAGGCAGAAGAAAGCGTCGGCGGTGGCGGCCAGGGCCTGGACCTGCTGGAAGCGACCTGGGGGCgacagggtggggaggggtcagggggctcggggggctcggggggctgGGCTCGGGGAGGGTTCCCCCAGCTCCCGCacggggaaactgaggcacggaaACGATTTCCCACCCCCAGTAGGAGCAGCTAGTGGGTCGCACCCCACAGCTCGGGGGGCTCGGGGTGATGCCCCAATTCCCGCccggggaaactgaggcacgcgAGAGTTTCCCATCCCCTCAGGGGGGCCGCTGGCGGGCCGGGGACCCCGGGGACAGCGGTGGCACGCactggccagcagcaggcaggggtcCTCCATCTCCAGGCGCCGCACTTGGGCCCGCAGGAAGAGCCCGAGGTCGATGCCGCTGGCGCGGGACGGGGCCGAGAAGAAGCGGGGGGGGACGCGGGACGCGACCCCCGGGTCGGTCCCCACGAAGCCCAGGTTGTGCAGGATCTCCTCGGCGTCCGACTGCCACCACGCCAGCACCTCGGACAGGCTGCGGGAGGGGACAGCCCCGCCTCAGCCCTGCGGGGTGACGCCGGGGGTGACGCGGCCACCCGAGCCCCCGCCAGCCCATACCTGGAGCTGGTGGCGAGGCTGGAGGGGACACTGGAGGGGACACTGGAGGGGACACTGGAGGCCATGCTGTGCCCCGGGCTGAGGCGCCCGTCCCGCCGAACCCTGCGCGGGGAGGGGACATTGGAGGGGACGCACGGGGACAGCGTCCCCCCTGCCCCGCCAGCCTCCCCCGGCACCCCAAACCTCACCTGCCCGCAGCCTGGaggctccctgggagcagaagagctggaaaaggggagCGGGGGGACACCAGGGGGTGAGCCGGAGCGGTCTGGGGACACGTCGCTCTCTTGTCCCCTCTTTCTTCGCGGCCACAGCCCCGGGGGGACGGGGAGCTTGGGGACAGCCCCGCCCCACCGAGCCCCTCCTGGAGGAACTGGTGGTGGCTGTCCCCCGCCTCTGCTGccgcctgtccccagccccgctgccccctCGGGGGGTGACGGTGACACCGCGGGGACCCCCAGGGGTGGCCGGTACCTTCAGCTCCCAGGGTCAGGTCGTCCTCGAAGCTCGTCCCGCTGCTGCCACACGCTGCGACAGAGGGAGGGGACACTCTGGGACACCCCCCCCCTCAGGGGACACCCTGAGGACCCCCCGGGCCACCGCCCCGCACCTCGCACGCCGCTGGGTGGTCCTTGGGGACACCGACGGGACAAAGCTGACGTACCGCAGGGTCCCGGCAATCCCGGCTCCTCCAGCGCCGTCGCCCTGCGCCAGAGCACGGCCCCGGTCACGACCCCTGACCCCGAGCCCCGAGCCCATCCCGGGGGAGCAGAGGTGagacaggagagcagagcatggGGGGCTGGgcgctggggacagggacacgcagggcacaggcagggacacgGTGGCTGTGCTCGATTTtgggctgctggggacaggggtcTCCTCGGCAGATCCCCGATCCCAGGGACCCCAGACGCCCCTGAGACCCTGGAGACCCCCGAGGCGCTGCAGGGGGAAGGTGCCACcactccagcccagccctggggacatccCTGGGACCCCGGCTGTGCCGCGTGGGGGTCACAAGTCACtgtcccacccccccccccccgccatgtGCAACTCCAGGAAGGGCCAAGCCAGACCCTCGCCCCCCGCCCCAAATCCCCTGGGAACGGGGTTGTGGCCCGCGGGTGACCCCCGCCTGTCCTCCCTCACCCGCAGTCCTGCAGCCACGTCTGGATCTTGCTGCAGGCGCCTCCTGGGGGGACACGAACGCCCGTGAGGGGACCCAGCCCGGGGGTCCCTCCCGCGCCCCGGGGTGTCCCTGACCTTCGAGGACAACGTCGTCCAGGTGTGGTGGAGGCTCCGGGATGTCCCAGCGGACAGCGGccgcctcctgctcctcttcctcctcctcctcctcctcctgctcgcCCTCGGGCGCGGGGCTGCGCCAGCCCCGGCTCTGCTGGGCCCACGCGCGGCGCTTCTGCCACGAGGAGGGGCCGAGCACCGAAGGTCCCTCCATGGCCGGGGGGGCCGGAGAGGTCCCTGCGGGGGCGGGAGGGACAtgaggggggcgggggggcccaGGGGGTGGTGGGACCCACCAGGGGCTCCACGGGCAGGCGCAGGGTGGGCTCCCGGCATTCCAGAGTGGGGTCGGGacatcccagggctgctctgcccccTCCCAGGCGTTTTCCCGGGTGCGAACGGGCGCCGAGGGGCGGAGTGGGACGGGGCCGGAGCTGCCGGCGCTGCCGGAGGGGCGGAAGAGCTGCGGGGCCGAGATAAGCGCGTGGAGCTGCCCCACGCGGGGCGGGGGATGCGGATCTCCCGGCCCTCCCCTCTGCCCGTCTCCCTCCGGGAATGTCCCAGTCCAGGCATCACCCGAACACGGGACCGGCCCAGTCCAGCCGTCTCAGGGGGGAAGGGACGCCCCTCGCCCACCCCGCAGCACCCCCGTCACGGGGGGGGTCCCCTGGGCTCCGTTCCCGGCCCCCCTCCCCCCGGGAAGGCTCCGGGATGGGGCGAAGCCCCCGACAGGACCAGCCCGGGCCCCCGTgatgcccagggctgggacGTCACCTCTGGTGCCGCCCTGGGGGCCCTGCGGGCCCTCGGGGAGCTCCTCATCGAGGCCACCTCCATCTCCCGGGACACGTGGCCGGGAACCTCCTCAGGATGTCCGGATCCAGGAGATGCCCTGACCCCCCCTGTGCCCATCCCGGCCCCCCCGGCTGAGCCCGGCAGGGAATGTGGGTGGGGGTCCCAGCAGGGTTCGTGTCCCAGagcactcccagccccatccccttCATCCCCCTCATCCCCCTCATCCCACCTCATCCACCTCATCCCCCTCATCCCACCTCATCCACCTCATCCCACCTCATCCCACCTCATCCCACCTGCTCCTCGCTCCTCTCCCCATCCTGCTCGGTTTCCCATCGGCTCCGGGCACTGGAATCGCCTGTCCCGGTGTCCCCGTCACCCCCACGGTCCCAACCCCCTCCACTCCCGcccttcctccctccatccccgcagctccccatcccaaaatcccaaatccctccgCACTGACAGGCACCGGGGGCAGGTGGGCAGCTCCCTACGTCCAGCCAGGGCCCGCGGGCAGCGGCCTCCTGCCCCCCCGGCACCGCGCCCGGCCCCCATCCGTCGTCAGCAGAGCGGGAGGAAACTCATCAGCTgggaagaggaaattaaaaaaaaatcaacaaccCAAACCTCAAACGTTGCCCCACATCCGCCACCGCCGCGGGAAAAGCTCCGTGCGCTGCCAGCGGAGGCTGAGAATGGCCCGGGCACCCCCCCTGCCACCTCCCGAGGGGTCCCCGACCCTCCCAAGGGGTCCCCGACCTTCCCGaggggtccctgtccctgtttgGCTGGGACATCCCAGTGGGGGTCCCGGGGTCTCTCTGGGTGGGCACGTGGCACCTGTATGGTGTCGCCTGCTGGTCCAGGGGGCCACCACGGGGGGACACAAACTCTGCCTGCAGTGGCTTCGTGGGGTGACAGTGAAGCCACACGGGTTTGAGGGGTGACAAGGGGGTGACGGTGAAGCCACCGCAGGGTTGGGGGGTGACAAGGAGGGGTTTTCCCTGGGAGTTGTTCTCCAAGCTGGGGTGGCACCTCTGATGCCACTCTCCGGCATCTCCTCCAGTGCAGGGGGGACAGCACAGGGTGACAGGGACATCCCCAACGCGGGGACAGCACTCACCTCACGGACACTGAGGTGCCAGCCCTGGTCCCTCATCCATTCCCATGGGTCCCCAAggagctggaattcccaggagctggagacCCCCTGATCTGGGTCCCCAGGGGCTGTGTCCCCGGGAGCCAGCTCCCAGAAGTGACAGTGACCGGGAGCCCCGGGCGCTGCCCCAGCTGCGATCCCGTCAAAAAAGGCAAGGAAGCTCCGGGCCGGGAACGCCGCGCCCGCTCCGCCGGGATATTTTTAGCCCGGGAGTGTTTGTGGATAAAGCCCCGAATTAAGCGTTCCCTCAGCCCGGCCCGGGCGGCGGGGGGGCCCCAGGAATCGGGAAGGATGGGAACACCCCCGGGGAGGACGGGAACAGCCCCGGGAAGGACGGGAATATCCCTGGAAAGATGGACAGATCCCTTGGGAGGGATGGACAGGTCCCCGGGAGGGATGGACACAACCCTGGGAGGGATGGACCCATCCTTTGCGGGGGATGGACAGGTCCCCGGGAGGGATGGACACAACCCTGGGAGGGATGGACCCATCCTTTGCGGGGGATGGACGCGTCCCCGGGAGGGATGGACACAACCCTGGATCCCTCTGGCCTCGCCCCTCGCTGGCCCCGCTCCGGGCTGGGAGCGGGAGAACGGCCCGGTCCTGCCCCACCACATCCCGCACCCGGCTGTCCCCAAGGATGTCCCCAAGGATGTTCCCAAGGACGTCCCCGTGGCCTGGCAGGCCGAGGGACCCGCAATGCCACCAGGGCCTGGATATTGCCATTCCCGGCCCTGCCAGCAGTCGGGGGGGGCTCCCAGTTTAGCCAcaacctcccccccccccccccggtacTTCCctcaatcccattcccaccccaccATTCCCTCGGGAAGCTCAGGGGAAGCAGCGGGGGCCGGGGAGCTGCGGGGGGGCAGAGGGGGGGCACGGCCGCTCCTCAGCGCCTTTCCCACCAATAATTCCCGGGACCCtcgggatggggctgggggcgtCACACCGGGGTTTGGGGGGCGTCCCGCTGCCTTTCCCCCACTCTGGGAGCTGGGGACCccccctcttccccccccccccccgagccACCAGCGCCTTTGTCACCGATCCGGCACCCACGGGATGCCTgcgcccccctccccccccccccccagcgcTGCCCTGGGACCCTCCCCCGGACCCCCGGAGCTGGCGGGGGGCACGGcgggggcacggcggggctcgggcggcccccccgggcccccccgcCTGACCTACTTAGCGGATTCCTGCCGGCAGATCCCGGCAGCCGCCCGGGCTCCCGGCTCCATGAATAAGTGATGGGACACTCACTCACGGCTGCGGCGGGGAGGGCCCGGCCCCgcaacccccccaaaccccggGGGCCTTCACCTGGGGAGGACATGGCGGTGTGAGGACACGGCACACCCAGGACAGGAGGTTGAGGacacccccaccccaccctgtgccccccaCCAATCCTAAATCTTCCATTTTGAGGGTTTTTCTGGGGTGTCCCCCGGATGTCCCGGCCCTGCTGGGACAGTCCCCAAGCGCTGGCAGTGTCCTCGTGTCCCGGAGGccgaggggggggggggatcgATGCTGGACTTTGCCCCGCTCTGACTGCGGTGGGGGGGGGGCTGCTGTCGCTGTCGCTGtcgctgtccctgtccctttccctgtccctgtccctgtccctttccctgtccctgtccctgtccctgtctctcCCGGCGGGCTCTGACCGGCGGGGTGTCCCCGTGGGGGGTgtccatgtccccatgtccctcccacgctctgtgtgtctgtcccAGGGCCTGTGTGTCCGTCCTCGTGTCCTCGTGTCTGTCCCAGTGTCTCCGAGTCcgtccttctgcctgtttttctgtccctgtgtcccagggTCACCCTGTGTGTccgtccctgtgtccctgtgtccgtcCTCGTGTCCCAGCTCTCTTCCTGTGTCTgcccctgtgtccctctgttTGTCCCCGTGTCCTGGCTCTGTCCACACGTCTGTCCCTGTGGCCTGCAGTCCGTCCTTGTGTCTGTTTgtctgtccccgtgtcccaggGTCCATCCGCGTGTGCgtcccagtgtccctgtgtcTGTCCCCGTGTCGCAGCTCAGTGCGTCCATTCCTGCGTCCCTGTGTCTGTCCCTGAGCTGTCCCAGGCTCTGTCCCACTCTCCTGActctgtccgtgtgtccatccccgtgtccctgtgtccatcctcgtgtccccgtgtctgtccccgtGTCCGTCCCGGTGTCCCAagccctgtccccgtgtccccttgtccatccccgtgtcccgcCGTCCCTCGGCGcgcggggcccggggcggggcggggccgtgGGCGGGGCATCAGCGGGGCGTGGCCGGGGCGTGGCCGCTCGGAGCCGCCGGAGCCGCCGGAGCCGCCGCGCCCGCGATGGAGCCCAACAGCCCCCGCAAGATCCAGTTCACGGTCCCGCTGCTGGAGCCGCACCTGGACCCGGAGGCGGCCGAGCAGGtgcgggggcaccggggggacCCCGGGAGGGCCGCGGCGCCACTCGGCGGGGCGAgccgggggggctccggggggctGCGGACACGGCGGGGACACtgcccgggcggggggcaccgagCGCGGGCCGGGGGTGGCACCGCTGGGGCCGGGGGTGacgcggggacagcggggccaGGGGGGTGCAGCCCCCCAGTCCCGGGGACACCCGCGCAGAGCgacccccgctgtccccagagcCCCGCGGGGCCGTGGGGCGgggggtggcagtgccagggccaTGTGCCGGCTCTGCGCGACGCCACCGGGGCCACCCCGGGGTGGGGGCCGGGTCGAGGTCCCCCCGGAACCCCCCGGCCCCTCCAGCCCTTGCTCAACCCCTGCTCCCGCCAGAGTCGGTCCCAGAACAGCCCCGGGCACGGGATGGCCCCgcgcggggacacggccggggACCCCCGGGCACCCCGACCCCTCCCCGCCACCTGCGCCCGCCCCAGGGTCTGCAGCGGACAAGGGGGGTCTGACAAGGGCGGTCTGGGGGAGCCCCCGACCCCACCGCGGCCACATCATCGCCCGCGGAGGCTTAAGggggacgaggaggaggaggaggaggggtcCCAGCCATATCTCCCCAgatgggggtcctgggggtggCGGGCGAGGACCCCCCTCGGTGCCAGCAGAGCGGGGGCGAGTGTGGCGCTGTCACTGAATGTGCCCATCTGGGGCCACCACCCGGCTCGGTGGCAGCAGCGCGGGGTCcccaggagggaaggagagagttGGGGGTCCCCAGGAGGGAGAGTGAGAACTGCGGGGCTGCTGAGGGGGGGGGTGGTACGagccccccagcacccagcaagGGGCACCCACGGCCCAGTCCCCATCACAGCCGGGCTCGGCCCTGCCCGGGGgaccccctgcccagccctgcctcagtttcccctcccGGGGGGTCTCACCCAGCGCCTCTCAGGGCCCTGAGCTGGGGGTGACACCGGCCCCGTGCGGTGACACTGCTGATGTCccctttcctgctcttctttctgggGTGTCCCTGCGTGGGCTCCCCTCGCAGTGATGGGGGTCTCGGCCGTGTCACCCCTGGCCGGGTGGCACCGCGGTGTCCCCGTGTCCTGCAGGGTTGTCCCCAAATCTGTGCAGCCCCACCCACCCGAAGGACTTTGTCCCCAcg
It encodes:
- the TESPA1 gene encoding protein TESPA1 isoform X2: MEGPSVLGPSSWQKRRAWAQQSRGWRSPAPEGEQEEEEEEEEEQEAAAVRWDIPEPPPHLDDVVLEGGACSKIQTWLQDCGATALEEPGLPGPCACGSSGTSFEDDLTLGAEALLLPGSLQAAGRVRRDGRLSPGHSMASSVPSSVPSSVPSSLATSSSLSEVLAWWQSDAEEILHNLGFVGTDPGVASRVPPRFFSAPSRASGIDLGLFLRAQVRRLEMEDPCLLLASRFQQVQALAATADAFFCLYSYVSRTPLQRIAPPRPSRPYRDIPDSAELRGARPGPAPPGERLKRAVSSLCLYTGRDGDIPRGSRGATLGPRSAPGTGGLRKEPGGAPEGWRRDGDAGTVQRGPSPRPNPVGTPAGTARGAPERSWTHGRAVWGPGGAPCPAGAAQRGTRDPWPDAAAPWDNVTVSPTLGPLSPHASRVGITPEPPAGLGPEGDSGLGSWCHPGATARAGGHRAGMWGGPPGLQPPGRVPSPLAPRGAAESFELEEVLSEEEDGDDDEEEDNDDDDAAPEEDAWSPYPSVRTRRSSVFYGRSDSSGFGEEPVPASAPPARPRGPDWVT